A section of the Roseomonas marmotae genome encodes:
- a CDS encoding TatD family hydrolase: MLVDSHCHLDYYSEDEIGEILSRAEEAGVGQMVSIGVRMSQASTVKALAERFPQVWGTVGVHPQNVGEGPLPEVDEIVAAAEHPRIIGIGESGLDYFYDKAPREVQQDGFRRHIRAAQLSQLPLVIHARDADEDIAAILREERQRGGSFPFLLHCFSSGRDLAENAVEMGGYVSFSGILTFPKSTEIREIAKAVPEDRLLVETDAPYLAPVPFRGKRNEPSYVAHTARVLAEVKQMEPSALADLTTRNFHSLFKKAV, from the coding sequence ATGCTGGTCGATAGTCACTGCCACCTCGACTACTATAGCGAGGATGAAATCGGCGAGATCCTCTCCCGCGCCGAGGAGGCCGGGGTAGGTCAGATGGTTTCCATCGGCGTCCGCATGAGCCAGGCGTCTACCGTAAAGGCCCTGGCGGAACGCTTCCCCCAGGTCTGGGGTACCGTGGGGGTGCATCCTCAGAATGTGGGCGAGGGGCCTCTGCCGGAGGTCGATGAGATCGTCGCGGCTGCCGAGCACCCGCGTATCATCGGGATCGGCGAAAGCGGGCTGGATTACTTCTATGACAAGGCCCCGCGCGAGGTTCAGCAGGACGGCTTCCGCCGCCATATCCGCGCGGCGCAGTTGAGCCAGTTGCCGCTGGTCATCCATGCGCGGGATGCCGACGAGGATATCGCAGCCATTCTGCGGGAGGAGCGGCAGCGGGGCGGGTCTTTCCCATTCCTTCTTCACTGCTTTAGCTCAGGGCGCGATCTTGCTGAAAATGCTGTTGAAATGGGTGGATATGTGTCCTTCTCGGGCATTCTGACCTTCCCGAAATCGACTGAAATTCGGGAGATCGCGAAGGCCGTGCCGGAAGACCGTCTGCTGGTGGAAACGGACGCGCCCTACCTTGCGCCTGTGCCGTTTCGTGGCAAACGGAACGAGCCTTCATACGTTGCCCATACAGCGCGCGTCCTGGCCGAAGTGAAGCAGATGGAGCCTTCAGCCCTGGCTGATCTGACCACCAGAAACTTCCATTCCTTGTTCAAGAAGGCCGTCTGA
- the metG gene encoding methionine--tRNA ligase has protein sequence MTSERRFYLTTPIYYVNDRPHIGHAYTSLAADVLARWKRLNGHQVFFLTGTDEHGQKVEKAAEARGMDPQSFTDEVSQAFRTLTARMNFSNDDFIRTTEERHRLACTALWKRLEERGEIYLGHYEGWYAVRDEAFYGPDEITEKEGQKFAPTGAPVEWVREPSYFFRLSAWQDRLLAFYDEHPDFIAPPSRRNEVISFVKSGLTDLSISRTSFKWGVKVPGDESHVMYVWLDALTNYITALGYPDENSALWPFWPADVHFVGKDILRFHAIYWPAFLMAAGLPVPRRVFAHGWWTNEGQKISKSLGNVIDPLALVEQYGLDPVRFFLLREVPFGNDGDFSRRSLVQRLNSELANDLGNLAQRTLSLIQRNCDGLLPPAGEPHPADAELLDAAAALAERVDEALQRQAFHEALERIQSVSRLGNSWIDAQKPWALKKTDTVRMASVLRHLHTALRSLATVLQPFMPDTMARMLDQLGVPAEARSLSALAAPLADGTPLPPPSPLFQKIQDDAA, from the coding sequence ATGACGAGCGAGCGGCGCTTCTATCTGACGACGCCCATTTATTACGTGAACGACAGGCCGCATATCGGCCATGCCTATACTTCCCTGGCCGCCGATGTGCTGGCGCGGTGGAAGCGGCTGAACGGACATCAGGTCTTCTTCCTGACGGGCACGGACGAGCACGGGCAGAAGGTGGAGAAGGCGGCCGAGGCGCGCGGGATGGACCCGCAGAGCTTCACCGACGAGGTCAGCCAGGCCTTCCGCACCCTGACGGCGCGGATGAACTTCTCCAACGACGACTTCATCCGCACGACCGAGGAGCGGCACAGGCTGGCCTGCACGGCGCTCTGGAAGCGGCTGGAGGAGCGGGGCGAGATCTATCTCGGCCATTACGAGGGCTGGTATGCCGTGCGGGACGAGGCCTTCTATGGCCCCGACGAGATCACGGAGAAGGAGGGCCAGAAATTCGCCCCGACCGGCGCGCCGGTCGAGTGGGTGAGGGAGCCATCCTACTTCTTCCGCCTTTCCGCCTGGCAGGACCGGCTGCTGGCCTTCTACGATGAGCATCCCGACTTCATCGCGCCGCCCAGCCGGCGGAACGAGGTGATCAGCTTCGTCAAAAGCGGACTGACCGACCTCTCCATCTCCCGCACCTCGTTCAAGTGGGGTGTGAAGGTGCCGGGAGATGAGTCCCATGTGATGTACGTCTGGCTGGATGCGCTGACAAACTACATCACTGCGCTTGGCTATCCCGATGAAAATTCGGCTCTTTGGCCGTTCTGGCCGGCTGATGTGCATTTCGTCGGCAAGGACATCCTGCGCTTCCATGCCATCTACTGGCCCGCATTCCTGATGGCGGCCGGCCTGCCGGTGCCGCGCCGCGTCTTCGCGCATGGCTGGTGGACCAATGAAGGCCAGAAGATCTCCAAATCGCTGGGCAATGTCATCGACCCGCTGGCGCTGGTGGAGCAGTACGGGCTCGACCCCGTGCGGTTCTTCCTGCTGCGGGAGGTGCCCTTCGGCAATGATGGCGACTTCAGCCGCAGGTCGCTCGTTCAGCGCCTGAACAGTGAGTTAGCGAACGATCTTGGCAACCTGGCACAGCGGACGCTCTCGCTGATCCAGCGGAACTGCGATGGCCTGCTGCCGCCCGCCGGCGAGCCGCACCCCGCGGATGCCGAGTTGCTGGATGCCGCAGCGGCACTGGCAGAGCGCGTCGATGAAGCCTTGCAGCGTCAGGCCTTCCATGAGGCGCTGGAGCGTATCCAGTCTGTGTCTCGCCTGGGTAATTCCTGGATCGACGCGCAGAAGCCCTGGGCCTTGAAGAAGACGGATACTGTCCGCATGGCCAGCGTGCTGCGCCATCTGCATACCGCCCTTCGCAGCTTGGCGACTGTGCTGCAGCCTTTCATGCCCGATACTATGGCGCGGATGCTGGACCAACTCGGTGTGCCGGCCGAGGCACGCAGTCTCTCCGCGCTGGCCGCGCCGCTGGCGGACGGCACGCCGCTGCCGCCGCCCAGCCCCTTGTTCCAGAAGATCCAGGACGACGCTGCCTGA
- a CDS encoding septal ring lytic transglycosylase RlpA family protein — protein MTTCPRRLALLLPLLAACTPRPPGQQSQPRYTVGGPYEMGGTWSYPQEDFALRETGLATVIPDTGTGRVTANGEVYDPTLLTAAHRTLQLPAVLAVTNLENGLTLRVRVNDRGPAQAGRVVALSRRAADLLRVSPAGTQVSVAVDAESSRALAAGLPQPESSRIAIDTAPREALQTEILAPPPGARIAEQVRQGRDVMPAAAATAEPVAVVPERLPERLVQGHARPGQLFVQASSFTTRDAAQRQAARLPGARVEALGAGRSAEYRVRLGPYGSVAQADAALEMTRRSGVSGARILVD, from the coding sequence ATGACGACTTGCCCTCGCCGGCTCGCGCTGTTGCTGCCGCTGCTCGCGGCCTGCACGCCCAGGCCGCCAGGGCAGCAGTCCCAGCCACGCTATACGGTTGGCGGCCCCTATGAGATGGGTGGCACCTGGTCTTATCCGCAGGAGGATTTCGCCCTGCGGGAGACCGGGCTGGCAACGGTGATCCCGGATACGGGCACCGGGCGGGTCACCGCGAATGGGGAGGTCTATGACCCCACGCTGCTGACCGCAGCGCACCGGACGCTGCAGCTTCCGGCCGTTCTGGCGGTCACCAACCTGGAGAACGGCCTGACGCTGCGCGTGCGGGTCAACGACCGTGGGCCGGCCCAGGCCGGACGTGTCGTGGCACTGTCCCGCCGGGCGGCCGACCTGCTGCGCGTGTCGCCTGCTGGCACGCAGGTTTCGGTCGCCGTCGATGCCGAGTCCTCGCGGGCGCTGGCGGCGGGGCTGCCGCAGCCGGAATCCTCCCGCATCGCCATCGACACCGCGCCGCGCGAGGCATTGCAGACGGAGATCCTGGCCCCACCACCCGGTGCACGCATCGCGGAGCAGGTACGCCAGGGCCGCGATGTCATGCCCGCCGCCGCCGCGACGGCCGAGCCGGTTGCCGTAGTGCCGGAGCGCCTGCCGGAACGACTTGTCCAGGGCCACGCGCGGCCAGGGCAGCTTTTTGTGCAGGCCAGCAGCTTCACGACCAGGGACGCGGCACAGCGGCAGGCCGCGCGTCTGCCGGGGGCACGCGTCGAGGCGCTCGGGGCCGGGCGCTCCGCGGAGTATCGCGTGCGCCTCGGCCCCTATGGATCTGTGGCGCAGGCCGATGCAGCACTTGAGATGACACGCCGGTCGGGCGTATCCGGGGCACGCATTCTGGTCGACTGA
- a CDS encoding MBL fold metallo-hydrolase: MLGGPDGSGDWGRCDPNEPRNRRSRSSALIESEDGRALLVDAGPDLRQQLLASRVQRVDALVVTHGHADHIMGLDEFRPLNRIMGRAIPAFGTSDTLDELRRRFDYVFLEPTPPAFYRPALTQQAIEPSGVWEMAGFPVQVFIQDHKVMETLGLRIGAFAYSTDVVAMPEDSFAQLEGLDTWVVGCFQRKPHPVHAHLDLVMSWVERLKPRRTVLTHMGTDLDWAWMREHLPEGIEAAHDGLVLNVPG, translated from the coding sequence ATGCTCGGTGGCCCTGATGGCAGCGGCGACTGGGGCCGCTGTGACCCGAACGAGCCCCGGAACCGGCGCTCGCGCTCATCAGCCCTGATCGAAAGCGAGGATGGGCGGGCGCTGCTGGTGGATGCGGGGCCTGACCTGCGCCAACAGTTGCTGGCGAGCCGGGTCCAGCGGGTGGATGCGCTGGTCGTGACCCACGGGCATGCCGACCACATCATGGGTCTGGATGAGTTCCGGCCACTCAACCGGATCATGGGCCGGGCTATCCCGGCTTTCGGCACGTCCGACACCCTGGACGAGTTACGCAGGCGCTTCGACTACGTCTTCCTCGAACCCACACCACCGGCTTTCTACCGGCCAGCTCTGACGCAGCAGGCGATCGAGCCAAGCGGGGTTTGGGAGATGGCCGGCTTCCCGGTCCAGGTCTTCATACAGGACCATAAGGTCATGGAGACACTGGGGCTCCGGATCGGTGCCTTTGCCTATTCCACGGATGTGGTGGCGATGCCCGAGGATAGCTTCGCTCAACTGGAGGGGCTCGACACCTGGGTTGTCGGCTGTTTCCAGCGCAAGCCGCATCCGGTCCACGCGCATCTGGACCTGGTAATGAGTTGGGTGGAACGGCTGAAGCCAAGGCGCACAGTGCTGACCCATATGGGCACCGATCTGGACTGGGCCTGGATGCGGGAGCATCTGCCAGAAGGGATCGAAGCCGCCCATGATGGCTTGGTCCTCAACGTGCCCGGCTGA
- the tmk gene encoding dTMP kinase, with the protein MATSKARFITLEGGEGAGKTTLARRLAGALASLGLPVLRTREPGGAPGAEALRGLLLHGGVAWDPVAEAMLMFAARREHLAKTIQPALEAGIWVICDRFADSTLAYQCHGHGLDPQVWHKLAEVALGPFAPDLTLVLDLPPEQGMARAQARGTPDRFERLGAEYHARVREGFRAIAAANPERCTIMDATQGPDEVFAAASLALRERLGLAL; encoded by the coding sequence GTGGCGACTTCCAAGGCGCGCTTCATCACGCTGGAAGGCGGGGAAGGCGCTGGCAAGACAACCCTGGCGCGCCGGCTGGCCGGGGCGCTCGCCTCGCTCGGCCTGCCTGTGCTTCGCACGCGCGAGCCGGGCGGGGCGCCGGGCGCCGAGGCGCTGCGCGGATTGTTGCTGCATGGCGGCGTTGCCTGGGACCCGGTTGCCGAGGCCATGCTGATGTTCGCCGCCCGGCGGGAGCATCTGGCCAAAACCATCCAGCCGGCCCTGGAGGCCGGGATCTGGGTGATCTGCGATCGCTTCGCTGATTCCACGCTGGCCTATCAGTGCCACGGTCATGGGCTCGATCCGCAGGTGTGGCACAAGCTGGCCGAGGTGGCGCTCGGTCCCTTCGCGCCGGACCTGACGCTGGTGCTGGACCTGCCGCCGGAGCAGGGGATGGCACGCGCCCAGGCTCGCGGCACGCCGGACCGCTTCGAACGTCTTGGCGCGGAATATCATGCACGGGTGCGCGAAGGGTTCCGCGCCATCGCCGCCGCCAACCCTGAGCGCTGCACGATCATGGATGCCACGCAGGGGCCGGACGAGGTCTTCGCAGCTGCAAGTCTGGCGCTGCGGGAGCGGCTGGGGCTGGCGCTATGA
- a CDS encoding lytic murein transglycosylase, translated as MLNRRSLIARFGVVPLLLVGGAAEAQAASFQEFLGGVAAEARGKGVSQATLQRALGSIRPNDKVLELDRRQPEFTLTWDQYRDGRVSAQRVERGRKAFMDNQGLLEAIGARYQVSPRVIVAVWGLETNYGGFTGNFNVVEALATLAWEGRRASFFRAELMAALRILEKGDVTPERMRGSYAGAMGHPQFMPTSFERLAVDFNGDGRRDIWDDRADALASIANYLARSGWRSDERWGREVRLPGSFNPSIAGRTNRRPLRDWVRMGVTASDGSPLPPLDMDTAILLPGGAGGQAFAVYQNFNVIRRYNPSDYYALVIGLLSDLVA; from the coding sequence ATGCTGAACCGCCGTAGCCTGATCGCCCGATTCGGAGTCGTCCCCTTGCTGCTGGTAGGGGGCGCGGCAGAAGCGCAAGCTGCCAGCTTCCAGGAATTCCTGGGCGGCGTCGCCGCCGAGGCGCGTGGGAAGGGGGTTTCGCAAGCCACGCTTCAGCGCGCGCTCGGCTCCATCCGGCCCAACGACAAGGTGCTGGAGCTGGACCGCCGGCAGCCGGAATTCACCCTCACCTGGGATCAGTACCGGGATGGCCGCGTCTCCGCCCAGCGGGTGGAACGGGGCCGTAAGGCCTTCATGGACAACCAGGGGCTGCTGGAGGCGATCGGCGCCCGCTATCAGGTCAGCCCGCGCGTTATCGTGGCCGTGTGGGGGCTCGAGACGAATTACGGCGGCTTCACCGGCAACTTCAATGTCGTCGAGGCGCTGGCGACGCTGGCCTGGGAAGGCCGCCGCGCCAGCTTCTTCCGCGCCGAGCTGATGGCGGCGCTCCGCATCCTGGAGAAGGGCGACGTCACGCCGGAACGGATGCGCGGCAGCTATGCCGGCGCCATGGGCCACCCGCAGTTCATGCCGACCAGCTTCGAGCGGCTGGCGGTAGACTTCAATGGAGATGGGCGCCGGGACATCTGGGATGACCGGGCCGACGCGCTCGCTTCCATCGCCAACTACCTGGCCCGCAGCGGCTGGCGCAGCGATGAGCGGTGGGGCAGGGAGGTGCGGCTGCCCGGCAGCTTCAACCCCAGCATCGCCGGCCGCACCAACCGGCGCCCGCTCCGGGACTGGGTGCGGATGGGCGTGACCGCTTCCGATGGCTCGCCCCTGCCTCCACTGGATATGGACACGGCGATTTTGCTGCCCGGCGGTGCCGGCGGCCAGGCATTCGCGGTGTATCAGAACTTCAATGTCATCCGGCGCTATAATCCCTCGGATTACTATGCACTGGTGATCGGGCTGCTCTCCGACCTCGTGGCATGA
- a CDS encoding DNA polymerase III subunit delta': MNLPPEPRSNPDLAGHDHAARALADVANSGRMHHAWLLTGPRGVGKATLAFRFARWLLAGRPETEPPLYLPPEHATFRRVAAGGHADLRNLAPNAGERGVKMMIRVDEVRQVPRFLSLTAAEGGWRIVLIEQAEAMNAEAQNALLKTLEEPPPRALLLLTTAAPDRLLPTIRSRCRRVDLFPLVPSQMDLLLGRWLPELDAGQRAALARISGGAPGRALELAEGEGLALQAEVDNFLGSLPRPDPRALHQLGDRLAAKRDGSALVMFFDLLRATLAAAIREAGRGGEMAPYLAARPLADWASLWDILGRLADETETLNLDRKQAVLSGLSRLASR, from the coding sequence ATGAATCTGCCGCCGGAACCCCGGTCCAATCCCGACCTGGCTGGTCATGACCATGCGGCCCGGGCCCTGGCGGATGTCGCCAATTCCGGGCGGATGCACCACGCATGGCTGCTGACCGGCCCCAGGGGCGTGGGCAAGGCGACGCTCGCCTTCCGCTTCGCGCGCTGGCTGCTGGCAGGCCGGCCGGAGACCGAGCCGCCGCTTTATCTGCCGCCGGAGCACGCCACCTTCCGCCGCGTCGCGGCCGGCGGGCATGCCGATCTGCGTAACCTGGCGCCGAATGCGGGTGAGCGCGGCGTGAAGATGATGATCCGCGTTGACGAAGTGCGTCAGGTTCCGCGCTTCCTGTCGCTGACCGCGGCCGAGGGCGGCTGGCGCATCGTGCTGATCGAGCAGGCGGAGGCCATGAATGCCGAGGCACAGAATGCCCTGCTGAAAACGCTGGAGGAACCGCCTCCGCGCGCGCTGCTGCTGCTGACCACCGCTGCCCCGGACCGGCTGCTGCCGACCATTCGCAGCCGCTGCCGCCGGGTGGACCTGTTCCCGCTCGTGCCGTCGCAGATGGATCTGCTGCTGGGCCGTTGGCTGCCGGAACTGGACGCCGGGCAGCGCGCTGCCCTGGCACGGATCTCCGGTGGTGCCCCGGGGCGCGCCCTGGAGCTGGCGGAAGGCGAGGGGCTTGCCCTGCAGGCGGAGGTGGACAACTTCCTTGGCAGCCTGCCGCGGCCGGACCCCCGCGCGCTGCACCAGCTTGGCGACCGGCTGGCGGCGAAGCGGGACGGGAGCGCCCTGGTGATGTTCTTCGACCTGCTGCGCGCCACCCTGGCCGCGGCCATCCGGGAAGCGGGGCGGGGCGGTGAGATGGCGCCTTATCTGGCGGCACGGCCGCTTGCCGATTGGGCCTCGCTGTGGGACATCCTGGGCCGGCTGGCCGACGAGACCGAAACCCTGAACCTGGACCGCAAACAGGCGGTACTGAGTGGTCTGTCCCGACTGGCCTCGCGCTGA
- a CDS encoding D-alanyl-D-alanine carboxypeptidase family protein, whose amino-acid sequence MPHRRELLGGTAALLAAGALGGPAVAQRRAPARAAAAPPPSSPASTPLGPVDTQAKQAMLVDCDTGAVLLEKNADERMHPSSMSKLMTMYVVFDLLKQGRLQMEQTFPVSERAWRMGGSKMFVELGSEISVSDLSHGVIVQSGNDACVVLAEGISGSEQQFAELLNEYGKRIGLKDSTFRNATGWPDPEHMMTCRDLSILARRLINDFPEYYSLYNVRSFQWHGISQENRNPLLGRVPGADGLKTGHTENAGYGLTGTAKRGDRRLILVVNGLASMRMRGEESERLIEWGFREFENVTLFRASDTVEEAPVYLGDRATVPLVGGRDLVMTLPRQWRRNLTVKLRYDSPVPAPIAKGQELGQIEISGQGVPPMALPLYAGADIGRLGVISRIPAVIGRWVSG is encoded by the coding sequence ATGCCGCATCGCCGCGAACTGTTAGGCGGCACCGCCGCGTTGCTGGCTGCCGGGGCGCTGGGCGGGCCGGCGGTCGCGCAGCGGCGCGCGCCGGCCCGAGCAGCCGCCGCTCCGCCGCCGAGCTCGCCGGCCAGCACGCCGCTGGGGCCAGTCGATACCCAGGCGAAGCAGGCTATGCTGGTGGATTGCGACACCGGAGCCGTGCTGCTGGAGAAGAACGCGGACGAGAGGATGCATCCCTCTTCCATGTCGAAGCTGATGACGATGTATGTCGTCTTCGACCTGCTCAAGCAGGGGCGGCTGCAGATGGAGCAGACCTTCCCCGTCAGCGAGAGGGCCTGGCGGATGGGGGGCTCCAAGATGTTCGTGGAGCTCGGCAGCGAGATCAGCGTCAGCGACCTGTCGCATGGCGTGATCGTGCAGTCCGGCAACGATGCCTGCGTCGTGCTGGCAGAGGGGATCAGCGGCAGCGAGCAACAGTTCGCCGAGTTGCTGAACGAATACGGCAAGCGCATCGGGCTGAAGGACAGCACCTTCCGCAATGCGACCGGCTGGCCGGACCCCGAGCATATGATGACCTGCCGCGACCTCTCCATCCTGGCCCGGCGGCTGATCAACGACTTCCCTGAATATTACTCCCTGTACAACGTCCGCTCCTTCCAGTGGCATGGCATCAGCCAGGAGAACCGGAATCCGCTGCTGGGCCGGGTGCCGGGCGCCGATGGCCTGAAGACCGGCCATACCGAGAATGCCGGCTATGGCCTGACGGGCACCGCAAAGCGCGGCGACCGGCGGTTGATCCTGGTGGTGAACGGCCTGGCCTCCATGCGGATGCGTGGCGAGGAATCCGAGCGCCTGATCGAATGGGGCTTCCGGGAATTCGAGAACGTCACGCTGTTCCGCGCCTCCGACACCGTGGAGGAAGCGCCGGTTTATCTGGGCGACCGCGCCACCGTGCCGCTGGTGGGCGGACGTGACCTGGTGATGACGCTGCCACGGCAGTGGCGCCGCAACCTGACAGTCAAGCTGCGCTATGACAGCCCCGTTCCGGCGCCGATCGCCAAGGGGCAGGAACTCGGCCAGATCGAGATCTCCGGTCAGGGCGTGCCGCCGATGGCACTGCCGCTCTATGCCGGAGCGGATATCGGGCGCCTCGGCGTGATCTCCCGCATCCCGGCGGTTATCGGCCGCTGGGTCTCGGGCTGA
- the mazG gene encoding nucleoside triphosphate pyrophosphohydrolase, giving the protein MTAAPSDALLRLLGIMARLRAPDGCPWDRVQDFASIAPYTIEEAYEVADAIARRDMPALKDELGDLLFQVVYHARMAEEAGDFDFTAVATAIADKMIRRHPHVFGEAAARDAEAHTTAWEVQKQAEREARRETGTLAGIPVALPALTRANKLARRAARVGFDWPHPEAVLEKLAEETAELRAEIPEASKSRLQDELGDMLFVMVNLARKLDLDPETCLHAANAKFERRFNAVEALLAERGLSPADAGLEAMEEAWQDVKRRES; this is encoded by the coding sequence ATGACCGCTGCCCCCTCTGACGCCCTTCTTCGCCTTCTCGGCATCATGGCGCGGCTGCGGGCCCCGGATGGCTGCCCCTGGGACCGCGTGCAGGATTTTGCTTCCATCGCGCCCTACACCATTGAAGAAGCCTATGAAGTCGCGGATGCCATCGCCCGACGGGATATGCCGGCTCTGAAGGACGAGTTGGGCGACCTGCTGTTCCAGGTCGTCTACCACGCCCGCATGGCCGAGGAAGCCGGCGACTTCGACTTCACAGCGGTAGCCACCGCCATCGCCGACAAGATGATCCGCCGCCACCCGCATGTCTTCGGCGAGGCCGCGGCCCGCGATGCTGAAGCGCACACAACGGCATGGGAGGTTCAGAAGCAGGCCGAGCGGGAAGCACGGCGGGAAACCGGCACCCTGGCGGGCATTCCCGTCGCCCTGCCCGCCCTGACCCGCGCCAATAAGCTGGCGCGCCGCGCTGCCCGGGTAGGCTTCGACTGGCCGCATCCCGAGGCGGTGCTGGAGAAGCTGGCTGAGGAAACGGCCGAGTTGCGTGCTGAAATCCCCGAGGCATCCAAGTCTCGGTTGCAGGACGAACTGGGCGACATGCTGTTTGTCATGGTGAATCTGGCCCGCAAGCTGGACCTCGACCCCGAAACCTGCCTGCATGCCGCCAATGCCAAGTTCGAGCGCCGCTTCAATGCCGTCGAAGCGCTTCTTGCCGAGCGTGGCCTGTCGCCCGCCGATGCCGGGCTGGAGGCCATGGAAGAGGCTTGGCAGGATGTGAAAAGACGCGAAAGTTAA